The sequence TTCGATCCTTCAAATAGCAGTACCTTTCTTTCGATCGAGTTtgctagttttctttttttttttttttttttttaatgatctgCATGAATTATTCTGTGGTTCCACATATCATTGACTGCGACAAGATTTAACAGCTAAATATGATTTTGAACGTAAGATTTGTGAGATATTCTCTGTGAATGAgcgttatagttatataattatacagGCGATGGAGCTGGCTAAGGTTGGATGAATCCTGAACATggactttttccttttttgcatGTATTGATATTATCTCAGGcttcaaacattaaaaaaaaaaaaaaaaaaaaagtatctcaCTTTGTAGAATCCCTGCATTCTTTGTTAAGGTTTGGATGTGATACTAGAAAAGATGCACAAATTTTAATCGATGCACCATGTATTTAATACATGACAAAAAAAGAATCTGCAAATTAAGCTTTAATGGATCTCAtctacttttctttttactacttttcaaattatttagTAATAAAGTTAagataatatgaaaagattacataaaaatctcGTTGCTAAACCATATGCAGAAAGACAAGGTTCGATCAACCATATAAAGCATATCTTCATCTATAAGAATCTGACAGCTGAAAACATTCTACactaaaagaaaagaagccCTTAGAGACAAAAGTTAATTAGAACCAATATGGGACGCATGAAGTCTAATGCCAAAGCACATCCAGCTGAGATACCAGCTAAAGGATACTCACCCCAACAAGGtaccaaatctctctctctctctctcctgcacCCTCCACATTCACGTGGATTTTAAACCCCTTGAAACGGAGCCATTCAAATAATGAGATCGATGCTGCTGATATTGCAGGTAAAATAGATTCAGTGCTTAAAAGGATGAACAAGCTTAAGAAAAAAGCAAAGAACTTTGCTCATGGGGTCCTCGAGCATGGTAATTAAACTCAATATTCTTTCAGCAGCTAAGATCTGATTATAACCTTCATGCTGGTTTATGAATTTCATTTCATCCCCATGCAGTCATTTGTTTCTATTTAAGGAATGACTTTGAATACATACAACACATGGAAAGACAAAAGTGTTGTTTGAACATGTTACTACATGTGCCACTTGTGTAAAACATTAACATTGactgatttatttaatttttatgttgagGGACTGCAGTAAGATTGGGGCACAAATTCACTGAAACTGTGAGATGGAAGTTGAGGCTGGGGGCTAAAATTCTTCAAGTAGGTGGATTTGAGAAAGTATTCAAGGAGTTATTTAGTGTTTCAGAAGGAGAGAAACTATTGAAGGCTTTCCAATGCTTTTTATCAACTACAGCAGGTCCAGTAGCTGGGCTCCTCTTTATCTCCACCAAAAAGGTTTCTTTTTGCAGTGAGAGATCTATCAAAGTCTCCTCTCCAAATGGAGAAATGGTTAGATTCCACTATAAGGTATTCATAaatattcacacacacacacacagtctctctccctctccattaAAATGCTTATTAACAAGTTCTGCACTATTTACTCATTAACCCGAAGAAATCTGTTGCACTCATTTTTTTCAGGTATTAATCCCACTGAAGAAGATAATGAGAGTTGACCTGAGTGAGAATGTAAGGAAGCCATCGGCAAAGTACATAGAAGTAAcaacttgggataattttgACTTCTGGTTTATGGGTTTCTTAAACTATCAGAAATCTTATAAATATCTTGAGCTGGCAGTTTCTCAAGCCGGGGAGAATTGAAAGGCATTAGTCAGAACTGTCTCTTCTAAGCACGAATACTAATgactgttttgttttttcaatgaAGTTTTTGGAATAGGAATCATTGTCtcattaataaagaaataacataTCCAACCACaccataatatatttatgatggGTTTCCGACCTGTTTTATATAATGATTTTAGTTTGTCAACTTTACTTAGCATGTCCACGTGGCAAAAATAATGACCAGTCCTGCTGAAATGCAAAGAAGAATCAATTTTCTACCCTCCAGAAAGAAGTCAGggctattaattaattaatggttaAAAGCCAAAGAACAGTTCCACAAGCCAATCCAGAACACATGCAAGCAGCTGAGACTGGCTGACAAGAGCCTTTAATTTTGTCTACCGCCCTCTCAGAACCAGCCAGCCCCGGCCACGATCATCCGCTTTAAACAGGCTACTAGGCTTCCCTACAAGCCTAAGCCTAATCATACTACGTACCAAGTACACAGGCCTACTGAGGATGATACCCTAGTAATTAAAGTCATAAAGGACTAACTGCCCCTCCTCGAAAAATCAACACATGATCAGAATTCCTACTTAAATGCCTTGTCCACAGAAGCCAAGTGATCAACTTGGTATTTGAGAAATCGAGGGGTATCCGGTTCGTTCAgttttgaacaaattttctaATACATCTTCTCCTTAAAACAATttctcttggtttttttttttaacaagtatcctcgtaatttctaatttattagtgaaattaatttagtataatataagtagtgACATTAACGACTTATTTCTATCATAGTAAGtagtctaatttatttatatactagatTATACCATAATACctaattctttattattattttagtgtctaacttactttatacttgattatgtatattAGTatctaatttaatataaaaatatatataaaaaatatttttatatgaaaatatgaaaactggTATCCAACTGATTTCGAATTCGGTTTGAACCGATACAAAcggttcattttttttacacctcTAAAAAGGGGAAAACCGAAAAAGGACTAGTTCTATCACTTGCTGTCCTTCTCAATTCTCATGTCTATGTGGGAAGTTCTTATTACAAGATATATCGAGTCTAGTATCTTGAAAATCATGCTAAAGAAGTTTAGTTATGGTATTTAAAagtctttaatatttttaaataacagACGACTAATCAAGATACACCTAAAAAATGTGTACAGAATGTATACAAGTGGCATTATCCAAGGAAAGAAAGACATGGTTTGGAAAAGAAGGCATGCCTGGCTTTAATTGTAATGCAATATATATCATTCCGATGTTTAGAGCTAAGTCAAAGTGGACATTAACTATATATGGTTGGTTGGTACAACCGGGTAAAAAAGGCTACAACTTCATGTTAGGGGACGAGCAAAGAGGAACCAATTAAGATCAGAATGCGGTTGGATATAtctgaaagaaatattttggaCTAGAGACCTGTCTCCAATTAAGATTCCTATAGGAAACATCTTAAGGAAAGACCAATCAACATTTCCACCGGAGAAACTCACCAAAACCCATCACTAACATAGCTTGGACATCCCCAAAGAAGCCTCAAAATGGGAATTCTTATTCAAATTCCCATCAGCCAACTTAGACTACTTAGTTCTTGGATTGGATTCATGTACTGTGAACTCTTTCTGGCACAGTTTTATCCCATATGGAACATGGCTAGGTGACTTCAACCCAACCGGGTAACAAAGATTTGGGTTGTTCCATGCCCCAAACCTCCTTCCCATTTTCCCAAGAAACCCTTCAGAGAAATTAATCTCTCCCGTCAGATTGTTCCCATTTAAGTAGAGTGCAGTAACGCAAGGTAGAGTAGATAGCTTAGCAGGGAGCTTGCCCATGAGGTGGTTGTCACTCAGACCCAGAAATCTCAATCTCTTTAGTTTTAAGATGGATTCAGGTATCTCTCCTTTCAAGCCCACGTTAGAAAGATCCAAAACGACCAAGTTGTGTAGTTTATGCCACTCTAGGCACGTAAAGACTCCACCAATGGGGTTGTTGGACAAGACCAGCTCTTCCAAGGAACGCATTTCTTCAAGCGATTTGCTCAAGCCACCTGAAAAGTTGTTGTTTCTAAGGTCCAAAAGGGTCAGATTCTTCAAGTTACTAATCTCACCTGGTAGCATACCTTCCAGCTGATTGTTGCTCAAGTCAAGCTTCAAAAGTGAGGTCAACCCTCCGAGACTCGATGGCAAAGGCCCAGATAGTGTATTCCTACTTAAATCAAATATAAGTAGCTGACTCAACCTACCAAAACTATAAGGAATTGGACCATTAAACCTGTTCCCAGCAAGAACTAGACGCTTCAAGTTGATCAAGTTTCCAATATTTGTTGGTAATTTCCCAGTTAATCCACTTTCAATAAGTACCAATGATT comes from Juglans microcarpa x Juglans regia isolate MS1-56 chromosome 8S, Jm3101_v1.0, whole genome shotgun sequence and encodes:
- the LOC121244837 gene encoding GEM-like protein 4, with translation MGRMKSNAKAHPAEIPAKGYSPQQGKIDSVLKRMNKLKKKAKNFAHGVLEHVRLGHKFTETVRWKLRLGAKILQVGGFEKVFKELFSVSEGEKLLKAFQCFLSTTAGPVAGLLFISTKKVSFCSERSIKVSSPNGEMVRFHYKVLIPLKKIMRVDLSENVRKPSAKYIEVTTWDNFDFWFMGFLNYQKSYKYLELAVSQAGEN
- the LOC121244835 gene encoding piriformospora indica-insensitive protein 2-like is translated as MKSITTISIVTFAVFVFCLAVWCCGEEDMDVAPMEKTEKEALYFAIQGFVGNWWNGSALYPDPCGWTPIQGVSCDLVEGLWYITALNIGPVHDNSLGCATKLEFRPQLFELKYLKTLSFFNCFVSSHRHPISIPSNNWKKLAGSLESLDFRSNPGLIGQFPASFGFLRKLQSLVLIESGLTGKLPTNIGNLINLKRLVLAGNRFNGPIPYSFGRLSQLLIFDLSRNTLSGPLPSSLGGLTSLLKLDLSNNQLEGMLPGEISNLKNLTLLDLRNNNFSGGLSKSLEEMRSLEELVLSNNPIGGVFTCLEWHKLHNLVVLDLSNVGLKGEIPESILKLKRLRFLGLSDNHLMGKLPAKLSTLPCVTALYLNGNNLTGEINFSEGFLGKMGRRFGAWNNPNLCYPVGLKSPSHVPYGIKLCQKEFTVHESNPRTK